The genomic stretch CGTGGCCATGGTCGGTGACGGGATCAACGACGCGCCCGCGCTGGCGACCGCCGACGTCGCGGTCGCGATGGGAGCCGCGGGAACCGATACCGCCCTCGAAACGGCCGACATCGCGCTGATGGGCGACGACATCGGGAAGCTTCCGTACCTGTATGCGCTGTCTAACGAAGCAAACAGCGTCATCCGACAGAACATCTGGGCGAGTCTGGGCGTGAAGGCGGTGCTGGCACTCGGTGTGCCCCTGGGACTGGTCAGCGTCGCGCTGGCGGTCGTCGTCGGCGACATGGGAATGAGCCTCGGGGTCACCGGAAACGCCATGCGACTGTCCCGAGTCACACCGGATCGCTTCTTCGAGGAGTGAGAGAGGGTCGTAGAGCGGTCAGTTCGGCTACAAAAATCTCGTTCAGAGAACGTTCAAGTCGCTTTCGGGCGTTCTATCGGATGCAATGAGCGAACACGAACTGCCGCCGCTGCCGTACGACTACGACGCACTCGAACCACACATCAGCGAACAGGTCCTGACCTGGCACCACGACACCCACCATCAGGGCTACGTCAACGGCTGGAACGCCGCCGAAGAGACGCTCGAAGCGAACCGCGAGGCGGGCGACTTCTCCTCCTCGTCGGGCGCACTCCGGAACGTCACGCACAACGGCTCCGGGCACGTCCTCCACGACCTGTTCTGGCAGTCCATGAGCCCGACCGGCGGCGACGAGCCCTCGGGCGCGCTGGCCGACCGGATCGAGGAGGACTTCGGCTCCTACGAGGCCTGGAAAGGCGAGTTCGAGGCCGCCGCCTCGGCCGCCGGTGGCTGGGCGCTGCTGGTGTACGACTCGTTCAGCAACCAGCTCCGGAACGTCGTCGTCGACAAGCACGACCAGGGCGCACTCTGGGGGAGCCACCCCGTCCTCGCGCTGGACGTGTGGGAACACTCCTACTACCACGACTACGGACCCGCCCGCGGCGAGTTCGTCGACAACTTCTTCGAAGTCGTCGACTGGGAAGAGCCCAGCCAGCGCTACGAACAGGTCGTCG from Halomicrobium mukohataei DSM 12286 encodes the following:
- the sod gene encoding superoxide dismutase; its protein translation is MSEHELPPLPYDYDALEPHISEQVLTWHHDTHHQGYVNGWNAAEETLEANREAGDFSSSSGALRNVTHNGSGHVLHDLFWQSMSPTGGDEPSGALADRIEEDFGSYEAWKGEFEAAASAAGGWALLVYDSFSNQLRNVVVDKHDQGALWGSHPVLALDVWEHSYYHDYGPARGEFVDNFFEVVDWEEPSQRYEQVVEQFE